The following are encoded together in the Bacteroidales bacterium genome:
- the dprA gene encoding DNA-processing protein DprA yields MSGSFHPELQYQIALTLAPAIGPVTARKLIKEAGSAREVFRMSRTTLEKIPGIGPLMSESIHSSSLLGKAEKEMAFMEKNQVSALYLEDAEYPQRLKECEDAPILLYCQGSDGLRHGRALSVVGTRRASFYGKEMCRSIVLDLSSRIKDLVIISGLAFGIDVIAHRAALEGGIPTVAVLGHGFHTLYPNAHRETSKKIRSQGALVTDFPSGMGPERNNFLRRNRIIAGMASATLVVESAASGGALITAAMASSYQRDVLAVPGRATDDRSKGCNRLIKENLAGMVESAEDVIGHLNWPEDGNQHAGTPSGKISFTEQELRLLELLTHHGTLRVEELSSLSELPIQVVLSRLTEMELKRWVFAEPGKLYQSMISLP; encoded by the coding sequence ATGTCCGGCTCCTTCCATCCTGAACTTCAGTACCAGATAGCACTGACTCTGGCCCCTGCCATCGGGCCGGTTACCGCACGAAAACTGATCAAAGAAGCAGGTTCGGCCCGTGAGGTATTCCGGATGAGCAGGACCACCCTGGAGAAGATCCCGGGAATTGGCCCGCTGATGTCCGAATCCATCCATTCATCCTCCCTGCTGGGAAAGGCGGAGAAGGAGATGGCATTTATGGAGAAAAACCAGGTCTCGGCCCTGTATCTGGAGGATGCAGAATACCCACAACGCTTAAAAGAATGCGAGGACGCCCCCATCTTGCTTTATTGCCAGGGAAGTGACGGGCTCCGCCACGGCAGGGCTTTAAGCGTGGTTGGAACCCGGAGGGCCTCCTTTTACGGAAAAGAAATGTGCCGTTCCATCGTTCTGGATCTGAGTAGCAGGATCAAAGACCTGGTGATTATCAGCGGACTGGCTTTTGGCATTGATGTTATCGCCCACCGGGCAGCCCTGGAAGGAGGGATTCCCACCGTAGCCGTGCTGGGCCATGGCTTTCATACACTGTACCCAAATGCTCACCGCGAAACCTCTAAAAAGATTCGCAGTCAGGGGGCCCTGGTCACTGATTTCCCCTCCGGTATGGGCCCCGAACGTAATAATTTTTTGCGCCGGAACAGAATTATTGCCGGCATGGCCAGCGCCACACTGGTGGTGGAATCGGCAGCATCGGGAGGCGCCCTGATCACGGCGGCCATGGCCTCTTCCTATCAGCGGGATGTTCTGGCAGTCCCGGGACGTGCGACAGATGACCGTTCGAAAGGGTGTAACAGACTGATCAAGGAAAATCTGGCCGGCATGGTAGAATCCGCTGAAGATGTGATCGGCCACCTGAACTGGCCGGAAGACGGAAATCAGCATGCCGGCACACCTTCCGGAAAAATCTCCTTTACGGAACAGGAATTGCGGCTGCTGGAACTACTTACGCATCATGGTACTCTGAGAGTGGAAGAGCTCAGCAGCTTATCGGAGCTTCCCATACAGGTGGTGCTGTCCAGGCTCACAGAAATGGAACTGAAGCGATGGGTATTCGCCGAACCGGGAAAGCTGTATCAAAGCATGATCAGTCTTCCCTGA